Proteins encoded in a region of the Rhodococcus sp. SBT000017 genome:
- a CDS encoding MFS transporter: MKTFLTKFRSFDRPSQVLMVNQFSINVGFYMLMPYLAGYLAGSLGLAAWAVGLVLGMRNFSQQGMFLLGGTLADRLGYKPLIVAGCLLRVAGFVLLAAVESLPAILLASAATGFAGALFNPAVRAYLAADAGPRRVEAFAVFNVFYQAGILLGPLIGLALTTLDFRVTSLAAAAIFAVLTIVQIWTLPAHRAETTGATTSVLEDWRVVMANRPFVLFALAMIGSYVLSFQIYLALPLQAAVVVGNGRSDTALVTSLFVVSGVVAIAGQFRITSWLSRRWGSGRSVVVGMAIMALAFLPLIVLPSPAALGGWAAAGALVFTAALLAVGTAAVFPFEMDTVVTLSGGKLVATHYGFYNTIVGVGILLGNLGTGAVFGLLSDAHLGALIWAILTLVGAASVAALYALDRSDRLTPPPTETTVTESGEVPATG, encoded by the coding sequence ATGAAAACTTTTCTGACCAAGTTCCGTAGCTTCGACCGGCCCAGCCAGGTGTTGATGGTCAACCAGTTCTCCATCAACGTCGGTTTCTACATGCTGATGCCGTACCTGGCCGGGTATCTGGCCGGTTCCCTGGGCCTGGCGGCGTGGGCGGTCGGGCTGGTGCTGGGGATGCGGAACTTCTCCCAGCAAGGGATGTTCCTGCTCGGCGGCACCCTCGCCGACCGCCTCGGATACAAACCCCTGATCGTCGCCGGCTGCCTGCTGCGAGTTGCCGGTTTCGTACTGCTCGCGGCCGTGGAATCGCTGCCGGCGATCCTGCTCGCCTCGGCCGCGACCGGGTTCGCCGGTGCGCTGTTCAACCCGGCCGTGCGGGCGTATCTGGCCGCCGACGCAGGGCCACGGCGGGTCGAGGCGTTCGCGGTGTTCAACGTGTTCTATCAGGCCGGGATTCTGCTGGGCCCGTTGATCGGTCTCGCTCTGACCACCCTCGACTTCCGAGTCACCTCACTGGCAGCGGCCGCGATTTTTGCTGTTCTGACGATCGTGCAGATTTGGACGCTCCCCGCGCACCGGGCCGAGACGACCGGGGCCACGACATCGGTACTCGAGGACTGGCGGGTGGTGATGGCCAACCGACCCTTCGTGCTGTTCGCGCTGGCGATGATCGGATCCTACGTGCTTTCGTTCCAGATCTATCTTGCGCTGCCGCTGCAGGCTGCGGTGGTAGTCGGTAACGGCAGGTCCGACACCGCTCTGGTGACCTCGTTGTTCGTGGTCTCCGGCGTGGTCGCGATCGCCGGGCAGTTCCGGATCACGTCCTGGTTGTCCCGCAGGTGGGGTTCGGGGCGAAGCGTGGTGGTCGGTATGGCAATCATGGCGCTGGCGTTCCTCCCGCTGATCGTGCTGCCGAGCCCGGCCGCGCTGGGCGGGTGGGCCGCCGCCGGTGCCCTGGTGTTCACCGCTGCACTGTTGGCGGTCGGCACCGCCGCGGTGTTTCCGTTCGAGATGGACACGGTGGTGACCCTGTCGGGCGGGAAGCTGGTGGCCACCCATTACGGGTTCTACAACACCATCGTCGGGGTCGGCATCCTGCTCGGCAACCTGGGTACAGGAGCCGTCTTCGGGCTTCTCAGCGACGCGCATCTGGGTGCACTGATCTGGGCGATACTGACCCTGGTCGGGGCGGCATCTGTGGCCGCTCTCTATGCGCTCGATCGATCCGACCGGCTCACCCCACCCCCCACCGAGACCACGGTGACCGAAAGCGGCGAGGTACCGGCCACCGGCTAG
- a CDS encoding cytochrome c biogenesis CcdA family protein, with the protein MTVLLAQGGVGSTFQNLASSGPLVLAIAACMLAGLVSFASPCVVPLVPGYLSYLAGIAGADVPSLAAASTGEAPPKLASRWRVAGAAGLFVAGFTIVFVLATASIFGVIGTLRINEQVLQQVGGAITIIMGLTFIGFIPAFQRDTRFAPQTISSLAGAPLLGGVFALGWTPCLGPTLAGVLSVAAGTEGATAARGVTLIVAYCLGLGLPFVVLAFGSSSAMRGVGWLRRNSQRIKVAGGVIMIAVGVALLTGVWGLFIAWIRNEFVSSVVLPI; encoded by the coding sequence ATGACTGTTCTTCTTGCCCAAGGCGGCGTTGGCTCGACGTTCCAAAATCTGGCATCGAGCGGACCTCTGGTACTGGCGATCGCCGCATGTATGCTCGCCGGGCTGGTCTCGTTCGCGTCACCGTGCGTGGTGCCCCTGGTGCCGGGCTACCTGTCGTACCTGGCGGGCATCGCAGGTGCCGACGTGCCGTCGCTCGCCGCCGCCTCGACTGGTGAAGCACCGCCGAAGCTGGCAAGCCGCTGGCGCGTGGCAGGTGCAGCGGGGTTGTTCGTCGCCGGCTTCACCATCGTCTTCGTCCTCGCCACCGCCTCGATTTTCGGGGTCATCGGCACCCTGCGCATCAACGAACAGGTGCTTCAGCAGGTCGGCGGTGCCATCACGATCATCATGGGCTTGACGTTCATCGGGTTCATTCCCGCATTCCAACGCGACACTCGATTCGCGCCGCAAACCATCTCGTCTCTTGCTGGAGCGCCGCTGCTCGGTGGCGTGTTCGCGCTCGGCTGGACGCCGTGCCTTGGCCCCACGCTCGCCGGGGTGTTGTCCGTTGCCGCTGGCACTGAAGGCGCAACCGCAGCGCGCGGCGTCACTCTCATCGTCGCCTACTGTCTGGGACTCGGTCTACCGTTCGTGGTCCTCGCGTTCGGCTCGAGTTCGGCGATGCGCGGTGTCGGCTGGCTACGGCGGAACTCGCAGAGAATCAAAGTGGCAGGCGGAGTGATCATGATCGCCGTCGGTGTCGCCCTGCTGACGGGGGTGTGGGGTCTGTTCATTGCCTGGATACGCAATGAATTCGTCAGTTCGGTTGTATTACCCATCTGA
- a CDS encoding cation-translocating P-type ATPase: MNPVTHHPTADGRVELDISGMTCASCANRIEKKLNKLDGVTATVNYATEKARVDYVGDVSTEDLVGTVEQAGYTATVPAPAASSTDPDAAGPAEIDPTASLRQRLLISLVLSVPVIAMAMVPVLQFTNWQWLSLTLAAPVVVWGAWPFHKAAFTNLRHATSTMDTLISMGTIAALGWSLYALFWGTAGTAGMTHPFELTISRSDGAGNIYLEAAAGVTTFILAGRYFEARSKRRAGAALRALLELGAKEVSVLREGVEQRIPTDQLIVGDEFVVRPGEKIATDGVVADGSSAVDNSMLTGESVPVEVGPDDLVVGATVNVGGRIVVRATRIGSDTQLAQMAKLVEDAQTGKAQAQRLADKISGVFVPIVIALAAATLGFWIGTGGGIAAAFTAAVAVLIIACPCALGLATPTALMVGTGRGAQLGILIKGPEVLESTRRVDTVVLDKTGTVTTGKMTLLDVITADGEDTAQVLRLAGALEDSSEHPIAQAIAKGAREKVGALPPVEQFINIEGLGVQGIVDDHAMIVGRARLLADRAQQLPDELESAMRAAESEGKTAVAVGWDGRARGVLVVADAVKPTSAEAIEQLRGLGLTPIMLTGDNAAAARAIADQVGIHEVIAEVLPADKVDVVKRLQEQGKVVAMVGDGVNDAAALAQADLGLAMGTGTDVAIEASDLTLVRGDLRAAADAIRLSRRTLGTIKGNLFWAFAYNVAALPLAAAGLLNPMLAGAAMAFSSVFVVSNSLRLRRFKSLTG; encoded by the coding sequence ATGAATCCCGTCACGCACCACCCCACCGCCGACGGCCGGGTCGAACTCGACATCAGTGGTATGACCTGCGCCTCCTGCGCGAACCGGATCGAGAAAAAGCTCAACAAGCTCGACGGTGTCACCGCGACGGTGAACTACGCCACCGAAAAAGCACGCGTCGACTACGTCGGTGATGTCTCGACCGAGGATCTCGTGGGCACCGTCGAGCAGGCCGGCTACACCGCCACGGTCCCCGCGCCCGCCGCCTCCTCCACCGACCCCGACGCGGCCGGGCCAGCCGAGATCGACCCCACCGCCTCGCTGCGCCAACGCCTGCTCATATCGCTGGTGCTCAGCGTGCCGGTGATCGCGATGGCCATGGTTCCGGTACTGCAGTTCACCAACTGGCAGTGGCTTTCCCTGACCCTCGCCGCACCCGTGGTGGTGTGGGGGGCATGGCCGTTCCACAAGGCCGCCTTCACCAATCTGCGGCACGCCACCTCAACGATGGACACCCTGATCTCGATGGGCACCATCGCAGCACTGGGGTGGTCGTTGTATGCCCTGTTCTGGGGCACCGCCGGAACGGCCGGCATGACACACCCGTTCGAGCTGACCATCTCCCGCTCCGACGGGGCCGGCAACATCTACCTCGAGGCCGCAGCCGGAGTCACCACCTTCATCCTCGCCGGCCGCTACTTCGAAGCACGCTCCAAGCGACGCGCCGGTGCCGCCCTGCGTGCCCTGCTCGAGCTCGGTGCCAAGGAAGTCTCCGTCCTGCGCGAGGGTGTCGAACAGCGCATCCCCACCGATCAACTCATCGTCGGTGACGAGTTCGTCGTCCGCCCCGGGGAGAAGATCGCCACCGACGGCGTGGTCGCCGACGGCTCTTCCGCGGTCGACAATTCGATGTTGACCGGCGAATCCGTGCCCGTCGAGGTAGGACCCGATGATCTGGTCGTCGGCGCGACGGTCAACGTCGGTGGCCGAATCGTGGTCCGGGCGACCCGCATCGGCTCGGACACCCAGCTCGCACAGATGGCGAAACTCGTCGAAGACGCTCAGACCGGTAAAGCCCAAGCTCAGCGTCTGGCCGACAAGATCTCCGGAGTCTTCGTCCCGATCGTGATCGCCCTTGCCGCGGCGACACTCGGCTTCTGGATCGGCACCGGCGGTGGGATCGCGGCCGCGTTCACCGCAGCCGTCGCCGTCCTGATCATCGCCTGCCCGTGTGCCCTCGGCCTGGCCACCCCGACCGCGCTGATGGTCGGCACCGGCCGCGGCGCTCAGCTCGGCATCCTGATCAAGGGTCCCGAAGTGCTCGAATCGACCCGCCGTGTCGACACCGTGGTACTCGACAAGACCGGCACCGTCACCACCGGCAAGATGACTCTGCTCGACGTGATCACCGCCGACGGCGAGGACACCGCGCAGGTGCTGCGCCTGGCCGGTGCACTCGAAGATTCGTCCGAGCACCCCATCGCCCAGGCCATCGCCAAAGGTGCCCGCGAGAAGGTCGGAGCCCTGCCACCGGTGGAGCAGTTTATAAATATCGAAGGCCTCGGGGTGCAGGGCATAGTCGACGACCACGCAATGATCGTCGGACGGGCCCGCCTCCTCGCCGACCGGGCGCAGCAGCTGCCGGACGAACTCGAAAGTGCGATGCGTGCAGCCGAATCCGAGGGCAAGACCGCCGTCGCAGTCGGTTGGGACGGTCGGGCTCGCGGAGTACTGGTCGTCGCCGACGCGGTCAAACCCACCTCCGCCGAGGCGATCGAGCAGCTGCGGGGCCTGGGTTTGACGCCGATCATGCTCACCGGCGACAACGCAGCCGCCGCGCGTGCCATCGCCGACCAGGTCGGCATCCACGAAGTGATCGCGGAGGTGCTGCCCGCAGACAAGGTGGACGTCGTCAAAAGGCTGCAGGAGCAGGGCAAGGTAGTGGCGATGGTCGGCGACGGCGTGAACGACGCCGCCGCGTTGGCGCAGGCCGACCTCGGTCTGGCGATGGGCACCGGTACCGACGTTGCGATCGAAGCCAGCGATCTGACGTTGGTGCGCGGTGATCTGCGCGCAGCAGCGGATGCTATCCGCCTGTCCCGCCGAACGTTGGGCACCATCAAGGGCAACTTGTTCTGGGCGTTCGCCTACAACGTGGCCGCCCTCCCCTTGGCTGCGGCCGGGCTGCTCAATCCGATGCTGGCCGGTGCAGCGATGGCGTTCTCGTCGGTGTTCGTGGTCAGCAACAGCTTGCGGTTGCGCCGGTTCAAGTCCCTCACCGGATAA
- a CDS encoding metal-sensitive transcriptional regulator, translating into MATPAAAQAPAETDGHDHAAHGYITEKDAYLKRLKRIEGQARGLQRMVEEDKYCIDILTQVSAMTKALQAVAMGLLEAHISHCVVDAAIAGGPQADAKIKEATDAISRLVRS; encoded by the coding sequence ATGGCCACTCCCGCGGCCGCGCAGGCACCCGCCGAGACCGACGGCCATGATCACGCCGCGCACGGCTACATCACCGAAAAGGACGCCTACCTCAAACGCCTCAAGCGCATCGAAGGCCAGGCCCGAGGACTGCAGCGCATGGTCGAGGAAGACAAGTACTGCATCGACATCCTCACCCAGGTCTCGGCGATGACCAAAGCCTTGCAGGCGGTGGCCATGGGCCTGCTCGAAGCTCACATCAGCCACTGCGTGGTCGACGCCGCCATCGCCGGCGGTCCCCAAGCCGACGCGAAGATCAAAGAGGCCACCGACGCGATCTCACGGCTCGTCCGCTCCTGA
- a CDS encoding TlpA disulfide reductase family protein: MRLGRPTGARTREQSSLPATATASILAVVLLVSGCSAGADAVPSGGSFDFVAPGGQTDIVYDPPETRGTIGELAGPDLMEEGKNTALSDYDGEVVVINLWGQWCGPCRGEADDLEEVYEATRERGVQFLGINVRDPQKDKAQDFVVDNNVSYASIYDPSMRTLIALGGNYPTSVIPSTLVLDREHRVAAVFMRALLAEDLLPVVERIADE, from the coding sequence ATGAGACTCGGCCGCCCTACGGGGGCTCGCACACGCGAACAGAGCAGTCTGCCCGCCACGGCAACGGCATCCATCCTTGCCGTTGTACTCCTGGTCTCCGGATGTTCCGCAGGCGCCGACGCCGTGCCCTCCGGAGGTAGCTTCGATTTCGTTGCACCCGGTGGTCAAACCGACATCGTCTACGATCCCCCCGAAACGCGCGGAACCATCGGTGAACTCGCCGGACCCGATCTGATGGAGGAAGGTAAGAACACCGCTCTGTCGGACTATGACGGCGAGGTGGTCGTGATCAATCTCTGGGGTCAGTGGTGCGGCCCCTGCCGCGGCGAAGCCGACGACCTCGAAGAGGTCTACGAAGCAACCCGCGAGCGCGGTGTGCAGTTCCTCGGTATCAATGTTCGAGATCCGCAGAAGGACAAAGCGCAGGACTTCGTTGTCGACAACAATGTCTCCTACGCCTCGATCTACGACCCCTCGATGCGGACGCTGATCGCCCTCGGCGGGAACTACCCGACCAGCGTGATTCCCTCGACGCTGGTACTCGATCGAGAGCACCGGGTGGCGGCAGTGTTCATGCGTGCCCTCCTCGCCGAAGACCTGCTCCCTGTCGTCGAACGGATAGCAGACGAATGA
- a CDS encoding DUF305 domain-containing protein yields the protein MPGMSSSDTPASSSSENSAEASAEFNDADVTFVEGMYPHHAQAVEMASLVDGRTENAQVIELAQAIEAAQAPEMEQMNALLTAWGQPAASADMGGMDMGGMDMGGMDMGSGGMTGMMSQEDMDMLSAANGAEFDSMWLTMMIEHHKGAIEMAQIELADGSNADAKELASTIIDAQQSEISTMESLLAQ from the coding sequence ATGCCCGGCATGTCGAGCAGCGATACACCGGCCTCGTCGTCCTCCGAGAATTCCGCCGAAGCATCGGCCGAATTCAACGATGCCGATGTCACGTTCGTCGAAGGGATGTACCCCCACCATGCACAAGCGGTGGAGATGGCTTCACTTGTCGACGGCCGAACCGAGAATGCTCAGGTCATCGAGCTGGCCCAGGCCATCGAAGCAGCTCAAGCACCGGAGATGGAGCAGATGAATGCCCTGCTCACCGCATGGGGACAGCCCGCAGCGTCCGCCGACATGGGCGGAATGGACATGGGCGGAATGGACATGGGCGGTATGGACATGGGGAGCGGTGGCATGACCGGCATGATGAGCCAGGAAGACATGGACATGTTGTCGGCCGCTAACGGAGCGGAGTTCGACTCCATGTGGCTCACCATGATGATCGAGCACCACAAGGGGGCAATCGAGATGGCTCAGATCGAGTTGGCCGACGGCTCCAATGCTGATGCCAAGGAGCTTGCCTCCACAATCATCGATGCGCAGCAGAGCGAAATCTCCACAATGGAAAGTTTGCTCGCCCAGTAA
- the ccsB gene encoding c-type cytochrome biogenesis protein CcsB: MPIDDNLARWSDISFETAFVVYLLAAILFIAQLATTRTATLSRASSLHPQLIAATSSTPGYVPVPERRAPSERLGRTGLALVMLALTLHIGSIVLRGIATGRPPWGNMYEFVSVTCAAGILAGLIVLRSEQLRTLWLFVLVPTLILLFIAGTVLYANAAPVVPALQSYWLPVHVSVVSLGSGVFLISGAASTLFLIRIRYPNNNAVPDSRVGRIVARLPSAHSLDVLAYKTTIFAFPLFGIGVILGAIWAEAAWGRFWGWDPKETVSFIAWIIYAAYLHARATSGWRDTRAAWINIAGFVAMLFNLFIINMVVSGLHSYAGLN, translated from the coding sequence ATGCCGATCGACGACAACCTCGCCCGCTGGAGCGACATCAGTTTCGAGACCGCCTTCGTGGTCTACCTTCTCGCCGCGATCCTGTTCATCGCACAACTCGCAACGACACGAACAGCGACTCTGAGCCGGGCCTCGAGTCTGCATCCGCAACTGATCGCAGCGACATCATCGACACCGGGATACGTGCCGGTCCCCGAGCGAAGAGCCCCGTCCGAACGCCTGGGCCGCACGGGACTCGCCCTGGTAATGCTCGCACTCACTTTGCATATCGGGTCGATCGTCCTGCGCGGGATCGCCACTGGCCGCCCGCCGTGGGGAAACATGTACGAATTCGTCTCCGTCACATGCGCGGCCGGCATACTTGCCGGACTGATCGTGCTGCGCTCGGAGCAACTGCGCACACTATGGTTGTTCGTCCTCGTGCCGACCTTGATCCTGCTCTTCATTGCCGGAACTGTGCTCTATGCCAACGCGGCGCCCGTCGTACCAGCCTTGCAGTCGTATTGGCTCCCCGTGCACGTCTCCGTCGTCTCGCTCGGCAGCGGGGTGTTCCTGATCTCCGGTGCAGCCAGCACATTGTTCCTGATCCGGATCCGATATCCCAACAACAACGCCGTCCCCGACAGCAGAGTGGGCCGGATCGTCGCTCGTCTCCCCTCGGCGCACTCGCTCGACGTGCTGGCGTACAAGACCACCATCTTCGCGTTTCCCCTGTTCGGAATCGGTGTCATCCTCGGCGCGATCTGGGCCGAGGCCGCGTGGGGTCGGTTCTGGGGCTGGGACCCGAAAGAGACGGTCTCATTCATCGCGTGGATCATCTACGCCGCGTACCTGCACGCCCGGGCCACCAGCGGGTGGCGTGACACCCGGGCCGCGTGGATCAACATCGCCGGATTCGTGGCCATGCTGTTCAACCTGTTCATCATCAACATGGTGGTCTCCGGACTGCATTCGTACGCGGGTTTGAACTGA
- a CDS encoding NlpC/P60 family protein, with amino-acid sequence MVLLDRILADRAAALADSTQIDDEARDQLEQARQAQASAAVAEADAARTQRDLEQRQTDLADQIAKITDQFAALTDADRAAIVSPGTTNPSELPAAVSAASGTSAEAMRIALDQLGKPYSWGATGPGSFDCSGLIYFAYKQLGLTVPRVAADQARAGTPVSRESVQPGDFISLYSPIGHIGIYIGDGKYVNAPTGGDVVKVAPVPWDEVTAINRPIAT; translated from the coding sequence ATGGTGTTGTTGGACCGGATCCTCGCCGATCGAGCCGCTGCACTCGCCGACTCGACACAGATCGACGACGAAGCGCGAGACCAGCTCGAACAAGCCCGGCAAGCACAGGCGTCCGCTGCGGTAGCCGAGGCGGACGCCGCACGTACACAACGCGACCTCGAGCAACGCCAGACCGACCTGGCCGATCAGATCGCCAAAATCACCGACCAATTCGCCGCCCTCACCGATGCGGATCGAGCTGCCATCGTCAGCCCCGGCACCACGAATCCTTCCGAGCTACCCGCCGCCGTCTCGGCTGCGAGTGGAACATCAGCGGAGGCGATGCGCATCGCCCTCGACCAACTCGGCAAACCCTATTCCTGGGGAGCTACCGGGCCGGGGTCCTTCGATTGCTCCGGACTGATCTACTTCGCCTACAAACAACTGGGACTGACCGTTCCACGCGTGGCCGCAGACCAAGCACGAGCGGGCACACCTGTCTCCCGCGAATCAGTGCAACCGGGTGACTTCATCTCTCTCTACTCACCGATCGGACACATCGGGATCTACATCGGCGACGGGAAATACGTCAACGCCCCCACCGGCGGCGACGTCGTCAAAGTCGCGCCCGTTCCCTGGGATGAAGTGACCGCAATCAACCGGCCCATCGCCACCTGA
- a CDS encoding heavy-metal-associated domain-containing protein has protein sequence MNTTVTVTGMTCGHCVSSVREEISGIPGVTAVNVDLASGRVDIDSDTPIEQTAIAHAVDEAGYQLAS, from the coding sequence ATGAACACCACCGTCACCGTCACCGGAATGACCTGCGGGCACTGCGTCTCCTCGGTCCGAGAGGAGATCAGCGGCATCCCCGGTGTGACCGCCGTGAATGTCGACCTCGCGAGCGGCCGAGTCGATATCGACTCGGACACCCCGATCGAGCAGACGGCCATCGCCCACGCAGTCGACGAGGCCGGCTACCAGCTCGCCTCCTGA
- a CDS encoding DUF4396 domain-containing protein, whose protein sequence is MRRQSIRRSVLAAVGVAALTVLAFDLGMGGWMLLLYYTETMPPATDAAFWMLMQIGIVLGVVTGYPVVRRLQRHRSTPA, encoded by the coding sequence GTGCGCAGGCAATCCATTCGGCGTTCTGTCCTGGCTGCGGTCGGCGTCGCTGCGTTGACCGTACTGGCGTTCGACCTCGGGATGGGTGGTTGGATGCTGCTGCTGTACTACACCGAGACCATGCCACCGGCCACCGATGCTGCGTTCTGGATGCTCATGCAAATCGGTATCGTCCTCGGGGTGGTCACGGGTTACCCCGTCGTCCGTCGCCTCCAACGTCACCGCAGTACCCCCGCCTGA
- a CDS encoding DUF6153 family protein encodes MNQKWLLGAVCASIVLFGVLLMHSAPMSFATATSIGEHSMTSTVSAPPAVDEHSGASSATASESGSAAHCGNGCGDHSSVMHLCLAIIGAVAALAVLRAIVVGFAGSLVHAARLSAVRRRTGHPPPWTIFTLSELSVLRI; translated from the coding sequence ATGAACCAGAAGTGGCTCCTAGGTGCTGTTTGCGCTTCGATAGTGCTGTTCGGAGTCCTTCTCATGCATTCTGCGCCGATGTCGTTCGCAACGGCGACGAGTATCGGCGAACACTCGATGACCTCGACGGTGAGCGCTCCACCTGCCGTCGACGAGCATTCGGGAGCATCATCTGCGACAGCATCGGAGAGTGGTTCCGCAGCACACTGCGGGAACGGCTGTGGCGATCACAGCTCGGTCATGCATCTGTGTCTGGCTATCATCGGTGCTGTCGCGGCGTTGGCCGTCTTACGGGCAATCGTTGTGGGCTTCGCCGGTTCTCTCGTCCACGCTGCGCGGCTGTCGGCAGTTCGTCGTCGAACCGGGCACCCGCCGCCCTGGACCATTTTCACTCTCTCCGAATTGTCTGTGCTTCGGATCTGA
- a CDS encoding DUF3703 domain-containing protein, producing MIRIVVVAPGSWSGRYPVGNTGRVDAGLTRPVPHDLAEAQGGG from the coding sequence TTGATTCGGATCGTGGTCGTGGCTCCTGGATCCTGGTCCGGTCGATACCCGGTCGGCAACACCGGCCGGGTCGACGCGGGATTGACGCGACCGGTGCCGCATGACCTCGCCGAAGCACAGGGCGGCGGCTAG
- a CDS encoding TVP38/TMEM64 family protein yields the protein MTETVSAILRDRRVLATVAALAILAVAAALVPRPSIIVVREWAESMGPSFVVVFFLTQAVLTIAPVPRTVFTLSAGLLFGPATGVAVTIAATTVSAVLALLLVRALGRTAVQERLTNPAVKSIDARLARRGWLAVGSLRLIAPAPFALVNYCSGLSAVRLLPYTTATVVGILPGTIAAVLFGDALTGRTNPALIVVTSACVAAGVAGLLADARLPVSQAQPNTADGASRSGRLRRLLLPDRG from the coding sequence ATGACCGAAACCGTATCGGCGATTCTGCGCGATCGCCGAGTCCTCGCCACCGTGGCAGCGCTGGCAATACTGGCAGTGGCTGCCGCCCTCGTACCCCGCCCGTCGATCATTGTGGTGCGCGAGTGGGCGGAGTCGATGGGCCCGTCGTTCGTGGTGGTGTTCTTTCTGACCCAGGCGGTGTTGACGATTGCCCCGGTACCGCGCACGGTGTTCACCCTCAGCGCCGGACTGTTGTTCGGTCCCGCCACCGGGGTCGCCGTCACGATCGCCGCCACAACTGTCAGCGCTGTGCTGGCGTTGCTGCTGGTGCGCGCGCTCGGGCGCACCGCGGTGCAGGAGCGGCTGACGAATCCTGCGGTCAAGTCCATCGATGCCCGGTTGGCTCGGCGGGGGTGGCTGGCCGTCGGGTCCTTACGGCTCATTGCCCCGGCACCGTTCGCCCTGGTCAACTACTGCTCCGGACTCTCCGCGGTGCGCCTGCTGCCCTACACGACGGCCACTGTCGTGGGGATTCTGCCCGGTACGATCGCCGCGGTGCTGTTCGGGGACGCTTTGACCGGGCGAACGAATCCGGCATTGATAGTGGTGACGTCGGCCTGCGTGGCCGCCGGGGTGGCAGGATTGCTGGCCGACGCCCGCCTGCCGGTGTCGCAGGCACAGCCCAACACCGCAGATGGCGCATCGAGAAGCGGTCGCCTTCGTCGTCTGTTGCTGCCGGACCGCGGATAG